In the genome of Eggerthella sp. YY7918, one region contains:
- a CDS encoding class B sortase encodes MAAFLASAGGSASSVVPNPRGQPDETLAAAGEGAGSSAGADEEPDAVDWEYWRSANPDIIGWVSVDGTAIDYAVAQAPDDDPTYYLDHDAYRSWNPYGCPYVDAACDGFEGACTVVFGHNMGFGATTVFADFARYSDETFARSHPTITLATLQGVVELEVSAADVVDGSSALKRTDFSSPEEMRAWYEQRFSECDVQIANNDKASQLFVFVTCSYTTYANERTLVYAQPSES; translated from the coding sequence ATGGCGGCGTTCCTGGCATCGGCGGGCGGAAGCGCCTCGTCCGTTGTTCCGAACCCCAGAGGGCAACCCGACGAAACCCTGGCCGCAGCAGGAGAAGGGGCCGGTTCTTCGGCGGGTGCGGACGAAGAGCCCGATGCAGTCGACTGGGAGTACTGGCGCAGCGCCAACCCCGACATCATCGGCTGGGTCAGCGTGGACGGAACCGCCATCGACTACGCCGTGGCGCAGGCCCCGGACGACGATCCCACGTACTACCTCGACCACGACGCCTACCGCTCGTGGAACCCGTACGGATGCCCCTACGTAGACGCGGCGTGCGACGGATTCGAGGGGGCATGCACGGTGGTGTTCGGCCACAACATGGGCTTCGGGGCCACGACCGTGTTCGCCGACTTCGCCCGCTACTCCGACGAGACGTTCGCACGCTCCCATCCGACCATCACGCTCGCCACCCTCCAGGGAGTGGTGGAGCTCGAGGTGTCCGCCGCCGATGTGGTGGACGGGTCCTCCGCCCTCAAACGAACCGACTTCTCGTCGCCCGAAGAGATGCGCGCCTGGTACGAGCAGCGGTTCTCGGAATGCGACGTCCAAATCGCGAACAACGACAAGGCGTCCCAGCTCTTCGTTTTCGTCACCTGCTCGTACACGACGTACGCCAACGAGCGGACCCTCGTGTACGCCCAGCCTTCGGAAAGCTGA
- a CDS encoding ParB/RepB/Spo0J family partition protein, whose amino-acid sequence MPRAREIPFNLPSVDELFTDQEERDDALREKVTDIPLSLIDPFPDHPFHVRDDDDMADLVTSVASVGILTPLTVRPKEDGRYELVSGHRRKRAAERAGLSEVPAVVRQMTRDEAIVAMVDANMQRERILPSEKAFSYKMKLEALKRQGHRTDLTCVPSEHKLRGTKARDLVARESGESASQIRRYIRLTELLPELLDMVDEGSIGMRPAVEISYLSKPEQLSLYRAIEEQVSTPSHAQAIRMRRCAEEGTLTPALIRSIMEESKPNQTAHFRMPRSKIARFFKPDASRETIEERIVRGLELLERQERKRGLDR is encoded by the coding sequence ATGCCCCGCGCGAGAGAGATACCCTTCAATCTGCCGTCTGTAGATGAGCTGTTCACCGACCAGGAAGAAAGGGACGATGCCCTGCGGGAGAAGGTGACGGACATTCCCCTTTCCCTGATCGACCCCTTTCCGGACCATCCCTTCCACGTCAGAGACGATGACGACATGGCCGACCTCGTCACCAGCGTCGCCTCGGTCGGAATCCTCACCCCGCTGACGGTTCGCCCGAAGGAGGACGGTCGTTACGAGCTGGTGAGCGGGCACAGGAGAAAGCGCGCCGCGGAGCGCGCCGGGCTTTCCGAGGTGCCTGCGGTGGTCAGGCAGATGACCCGCGACGAGGCAATAGTGGCGATGGTCGATGCCAACATGCAGCGCGAGCGGATCCTGCCGAGCGAAAAGGCGTTCTCGTACAAGATGAAGCTCGAGGCTCTGAAGCGGCAGGGGCATCGCACGGACCTGACTTGTGTTCCATCGGAACACAAGTTGCGCGGAACCAAGGCGCGGGACCTCGTGGCGAGGGAGTCGGGGGAGAGCGCGAGTCAGATTCGCCGCTACATCCGCCTGACCGAGCTGCTTCCCGAGCTGCTCGATATGGTTGACGAAGGGTCGATCGGCATGAGGCCCGCCGTGGAAATCAGCTATCTCTCCAAGCCGGAGCAGCTTTCCCTTTACCGGGCCATTGAGGAGCAGGTGAGCACTCCATCTCATGCGCAGGCGATCAGAATGAGGCGCTGCGCGGAGGAGGGCACCCTCACTCCCGCCCTCATTCGGTCCATCATGGAGGAGAGCAAGCCCAACCAGACCGCGCATTTCCGAATGCCCAGAAGCAAGATAGCGCGCTTCTTCAAACCTGACGCATCGCGCGAGACGATCGAGGAGCGGATTGTGAGGGGGTTGGAGCTGCTGGAAAGGCAGGAAAGGAAACGCGGCCTTGACCGATGA
- a CDS encoding ParA family protein: protein MRTRTIAIANQKGGTGKSTTAASLGIALSMRGKRVLLVDADPQGDLTTSLGWDPDRLETTLSTHLEKSMLDEPFPPLEGVLRHKEGVDLMPANIDLSAADMALVNAMSREHALKAWLDEAKRGYDYVLIDCPPSLGMMTVNALTAVDGVLIPVQAQFLPAKGMTQLIKTIGRVRRRINPSLAIEGVLITLVDARTNLARRTEENIRAEYGGAIKVFESTVPMATRAAEAPAFGESVFSVDRSGKVAAAYAALAKEVIADAPRERDTLQSAVCR from the coding sequence GTGCGAACCAGGACGATAGCGATAGCGAACCAAAAGGGCGGCACCGGGAAGAGCACGACAGCGGCAAGCCTCGGGATAGCGCTCTCCATGCGCGGGAAGAGGGTGCTGCTCGTCGATGCGGACCCTCAAGGCGATCTGACGACCTCGCTTGGATGGGATCCCGACAGGCTCGAAACGACCCTCTCCACGCATCTGGAGAAATCCATGCTCGACGAGCCCTTCCCCCCGCTCGAAGGGGTTCTCCGGCATAAGGAGGGCGTAGACCTCATGCCCGCGAACATCGACCTGTCGGCGGCGGACATGGCGCTCGTCAACGCCATGAGCAGAGAGCACGCGCTTAAGGCCTGGCTCGACGAGGCGAAGAGGGGCTACGACTATGTGCTGATCGACTGCCCGCCTTCCCTCGGGATGATGACGGTGAACGCCCTCACTGCCGTCGACGGGGTGCTCATACCCGTGCAGGCGCAGTTCCTGCCTGCAAAAGGAATGACGCAGCTCATAAAGACCATAGGACGCGTCAGGCGCCGCATCAACCCAAGCCTTGCCATCGAAGGCGTTCTCATCACCCTTGTTGACGCCAGAACGAACCTCGCACGCCGCACCGAGGAGAACATCCGAGCCGAGTACGGCGGGGCGATCAAGGTCTTCGAGTCGACCGTCCCCATGGCGACCCGCGCCGCGGAGGCACCCGCATTCGGCGAGAGCGTGTTTTCCGTCGACCGCTCGGGAAAGGTCGCCGCAGCGTACGCGGCGCTCGCGAAGGAGGTGATTGCCGATGCCCCGCGCGAGAGAGATACCCTTCAATCTGCCGTCTGTAGATGA
- a CDS encoding Cna B-type domain-containing protein — protein MSTQTRTSKVLGIVLSVTLAFSGIGTAFATQGGSSENSPLPFAPSAEDTGELEGSFTPEQSPSGENQDAGFSDGTKTPGSATNEALTGETSENGSEDSDIGIGSDKDVAGVAITAGAATQASPRAGNVTITDINQLKSFFPDPTFRTIVFAAVKNGQKNAVGTSVEDALANFTGNILAQGPYGGKSGHGMALINDIHGIQCLRNAGSVDFRFNNVEDLSFLARDDSQDEEGKGDLWYGGESDEGPNPNNVTWIMDGNPFKIIPEYFGGRLVIEQPASHFSSYPNDEVEIQSYVRSGRGDAPISGTLHIGKTKYIGHNEYIPIDKKSDSIKDSASSSPLTLHREQLGPDNSTIPFSGLLKSGRHTIVVGTSEVFAYGTNANLDYSGTGDGIWAVTPGAQSFKYYISPLFYVYDKVSIDGDGGGSITLTKTKEGEPATVLSGAEFNLYKGTAPNGKLIRDGLVTDANGQIKVGGLESGSYYFMETRAPAGYIINRTPIKAEVKLEKVTLSGGKTEVIERDGNTVEKTVTAAPGQVFIAGRNTDINASPDIKLTQGSSGVDSVQVTYTKLEDASNPEAILENVVRTFTGADALDNAQADINAEKNANRILGDVSIHVDYGATSGPSSSAVEVTASNKAQEMTEISGKKTWIDNKDWKGVRPEVKLHLLRDGVDTGKTATLEKSSPDAATASTEGVRHVPVNEPENQYSRYTFKDLPKYDPNDGHEYKYSVKENLIYITYQDPDEPSATLTNHYIPSSPNGVDITNTWPDGTLINIKGHKIWEDFNNADGKRPGHVVVELYQKDPTTVEGQDNPVKYGEYTTSVANGWEYHFDLLPKFVKDAQGKDTATAYIYTLKEVAVDGYVTNVDTVDTSSVSDKQDATADITNTFENNIVSVSGVKTWVDEDNASGKRPTGVVVELLQNGQPMNPEQKKTVTETGGWTYSFGNLPKYDTNGKEYVYTVQEEPVPYYSTEITGSAKEGVTITNTLIPLIEIPVTKKWVDNDGFTGTDPEVTIRLLQNGTKVDEATLSFGPGEKEKTYTFTDLPKTDAAGKDYQYTVEEDEPLYQGRHGYQPTITGNETNGFTITNTWTQEDLITISGEKLWKGDSKVAAQERPGSVKLVLYRDGVEYSHTTVTAAGGWKYSFKNLPKHKEGNLKEVSTYTIGEEAAAGYTSNLPLITVSEVENAQHGDIIGNKNITNVFNNTVRISGEKKWVDKDNERGIRPASVEVQLLQNNKLFKTTRASAISHWTYSFNGLPKYDPSGNLYAYTVDEKEVPGYVTKVYDTTITNTTIPLIEIPVTKVWENNVGYSGPNPDVTVHLWQNDKMIDTATIAAPADPTPAGWFEATYVFRGPKNEGLPKTDQAGVPYVYKVTEDEVTSDGRKGYTTTIFGDERTGFTIINDWTEREFISIAGKKSWSSDDMMKDAVRPSEVVLVLWRDGVEYRRLPVGAENNWEFKFGQLPKHKDGSNGAALSEYKITELPVEGYTSEPPEITTDEISGTADGSTLEGQIVTNTFVNETTVSGEKVWNDFHNASGKRPSSIEVELLQNGNPMSPEKKVTVTEADGWKYTFEGLPKYDDVSGEEYIYSVKEVAVPDYFSDVSSDTKEGFTITNTFNNNIVSVPVEKVWDDYDNVAEERPSSIEATLLQDGKPYGHSVTISEAVGWRYTFENLPKYSEAGEEFTYTVEEREVPESYRAEVTGNPTSGFLITNTLINKIDVAGTKVWDDTNAAPGMSHEPVEVELLRDGKPLNPAQKMTVSEDNRWTFSFTDLPKVNEDTHKVYEYTVQETDVPEGYEPRLTGSAKEGLTITNTWPTGGLITIVGEKKWVGDVPDDRPASVLLKLYRDGEEYDTATATAEEGWKFAFENLPKLKRGSLDEESVYTLKEVEVAGYKAALPILSLQGVEDGQTVVADVTNTKVPGVPGTPGTSRTGDILAKVVPTVLTLALLGTVGVIAAVRRMPHRASGRVVHKRRK, from the coding sequence ATGAGTACACAGACGCGCACGTCAAAAGTGCTGGGAATAGTTCTATCGGTCACGCTAGCGTTTTCAGGTATTGGTACAGCATTCGCAACGCAAGGAGGTTCCTCGGAAAACTCTCCCTTGCCGTTTGCCCCTTCAGCTGAGGATACTGGCGAGCTTGAAGGATCTTTTACTCCCGAGCAGTCTCCTTCCGGAGAAAACCAAGACGCTGGTTTTTCCGACGGAACCAAAACACCGGGCTCGGCGACGAACGAAGCGCTTACAGGCGAAACCAGTGAAAATGGAAGCGAAGACAGCGACATTGGCATCGGCTCAGATAAAGATGTTGCCGGTGTTGCCATTACTGCGGGTGCGGCAACACAGGCTTCTCCTCGGGCTGGCAACGTTACGATTACCGACATAAATCAACTTAAAAGCTTCTTTCCCGATCCCACTTTTCGTACCATAGTGTTCGCGGCAGTCAAAAACGGGCAGAAAAACGCTGTAGGCACCAGCGTTGAGGACGCACTTGCAAATTTCACTGGCAATATACTTGCTCAAGGTCCGTATGGTGGCAAATCTGGTCACGGCATGGCATTGATCAATGATATACACGGAATTCAGTGCCTGCGTAATGCGGGATCCGTAGATTTTCGGTTTAACAACGTAGAGGATCTGTCCTTTTTGGCTCGGGATGACTCTCAAGACGAAGAAGGCAAGGGTGATCTTTGGTACGGCGGTGAATCTGACGAAGGACCCAACCCGAATAATGTTACGTGGATTATGGATGGTAATCCCTTCAAAATTATTCCAGAGTATTTTGGTGGAAGGTTGGTTATTGAACAGCCAGCGTCGCATTTTTCCAGTTATCCGAACGATGAAGTTGAAATCCAATCCTATGTGAGAAGCGGGCGGGGAGATGCCCCCATTAGCGGTACGCTTCATATAGGAAAAACGAAGTACATCGGACATAACGAATACATACCAATTGACAAAAAATCCGACAGTATAAAAGACTCTGCCTCGTCCAGCCCTTTAACACTTCACAGGGAACAACTCGGGCCCGACAACAGCACCATACCGTTTTCTGGTCTGTTGAAGAGCGGGAGGCATACAATAGTGGTCGGGACCAGCGAGGTTTTTGCTTATGGGACCAATGCCAATTTGGACTACAGTGGCACAGGGGACGGCATTTGGGCTGTAACTCCCGGTGCGCAGTCTTTCAAATACTACATTTCGCCATTGTTTTATGTTTATGACAAAGTGTCTATCGATGGTGATGGTGGGGGAAGCATCACGCTTACGAAAACGAAAGAGGGCGAGCCAGCGACCGTTCTGTCGGGTGCAGAGTTTAATCTGTACAAAGGCACGGCGCCCAACGGTAAGCTCATCCGCGACGGGCTGGTAACCGACGCCAACGGCCAAATTAAGGTGGGCGGCTTAGAGAGCGGCTCGTATTACTTTATGGAAACGAGGGCACCCGCGGGTTACATCATTAACCGCACGCCCATAAAGGCGGAAGTGAAGCTAGAGAAGGTTACACTTTCGGGTGGCAAGACAGAAGTGATAGAGCGCGACGGAAATACGGTAGAGAAAACAGTAACGGCGGCACCGGGGCAAGTGTTTATTGCAGGCCGTAACACCGATATAAATGCAAGTCCCGATATCAAGTTGACGCAGGGCTCCAGCGGAGTAGACAGCGTACAGGTGACCTATACGAAGCTGGAAGACGCCAGTAATCCAGAAGCCATCTTGGAAAACGTTGTGCGTACGTTTACCGGTGCAGATGCACTCGACAACGCGCAAGCCGATATTAATGCTGAAAAGAATGCCAATCGCATACTGGGTGATGTTTCCATCCATGTCGATTACGGTGCAACAAGCGGGCCTTCCTCTAGCGCTGTAGAAGTGACTGCAAGCAATAAAGCGCAGGAAATGACAGAAATTTCGGGCAAGAAAACGTGGATAGACAACAAGGATTGGAAGGGCGTGCGTCCTGAGGTAAAGCTGCACTTGCTGCGCGACGGTGTGGATACCGGTAAGACCGCAACGCTGGAAAAGAGTTCGCCCGATGCCGCCACTGCGAGCACCGAGGGCGTTAGACATGTTCCCGTAAACGAACCTGAGAATCAATACTCCAGGTACACGTTTAAAGACCTTCCAAAATATGACCCCAACGATGGGCATGAATACAAGTACTCGGTGAAGGAAAATCTGATTTATATCACATACCAGGATCCTGATGAACCGAGTGCCACGCTAACGAACCACTACATTCCTTCATCGCCGAATGGTGTGGATATCACCAACACCTGGCCGGATGGCACGCTAATCAACATTAAAGGTCATAAGATTTGGGAAGATTTCAATAATGCTGATGGTAAGCGTCCAGGTCATGTGGTTGTTGAGTTATATCAAAAAGACCCGACTACGGTGGAAGGGCAAGATAACCCAGTAAAGTACGGCGAATACACCACCAGCGTGGCAAACGGGTGGGAATATCACTTTGATCTACTGCCTAAGTTTGTAAAAGACGCGCAGGGTAAGGATACGGCGACGGCCTACATCTATACCCTCAAAGAGGTAGCAGTGGATGGCTATGTTACAAACGTGGATACGGTGGACACTTCCAGCGTGAGCGATAAGCAAGACGCCACGGCAGACATCACCAATACGTTTGAAAACAACATCGTGAGCGTATCGGGTGTCAAGACGTGGGTAGATGAGGACAATGCATCGGGTAAGCGTCCCACCGGGGTTGTTGTAGAGCTGCTGCAAAACGGCCAGCCGATGAACCCTGAACAAAAAAAGACAGTAACCGAGACTGGTGGCTGGACGTATTCCTTCGGCAACCTGCCTAAGTACGACACGAACGGCAAGGAGTACGTATACACCGTGCAAGAGGAGCCGGTGCCATATTATTCAACAGAGATAACAGGTAGTGCTAAAGAGGGAGTCACCATAACGAATACGCTTATCCCACTTATTGAGATTCCGGTGACGAAAAAATGGGTCGACAATGATGGTTTCACCGGCACCGATCCTGAGGTTACGATTCGCCTGTTGCAAAACGGCACAAAGGTTGATGAAGCTACCCTCTCCTTCGGTCCCGGCGAGAAAGAAAAAACCTACACGTTCACCGACTTGCCGAAAACAGATGCAGCTGGCAAAGATTATCAATACACGGTCGAGGAAGACGAGCCGCTCTACCAGGGTAGGCACGGCTATCAGCCCACCATCACAGGGAACGAAACGAATGGGTTTACCATCACCAACACCTGGACGCAGGAAGACCTCATCACTATTTCTGGCGAAAAGCTGTGGAAGGGTGACAGCAAGGTTGCTGCGCAGGAGCGTCCCGGTAGCGTGAAGCTGGTGCTGTATCGCGATGGCGTGGAATACAGCCACACCACGGTGACGGCTGCTGGCGGGTGGAAATACTCTTTCAAAAACCTGCCCAAGCACAAAGAAGGCAACCTCAAAGAAGTTTCTACGTACACCATTGGCGAGGAAGCGGCTGCGGGGTATACGTCGAACCTGCCGCTTATCACAGTGTCTGAGGTGGAAAATGCCCAGCATGGAGACATCATCGGCAATAAGAACATTACTAACGTGTTCAATAACACCGTACGCATTTCAGGTGAAAAAAAATGGGTTGATAAAGACAACGAGCGCGGCATACGACCCGCCTCTGTCGAGGTTCAGCTGCTCCAAAATAACAAACTGTTCAAAACAACTCGAGCAAGCGCCATCTCGCATTGGACCTACAGTTTTAACGGACTACCTAAGTACGACCCGTCAGGCAACCTGTACGCCTACACGGTGGATGAAAAAGAAGTACCAGGCTACGTTACCAAGGTATACGACACCACCATCACCAACACCACCATCCCGCTCATTGAGATTCCGGTGACAAAGGTGTGGGAGAATAACGTTGGGTATTCTGGGCCAAACCCTGATGTGACGGTTCACCTTTGGCAAAATGACAAGATGATCGATACGGCTACGATAGCGGCACCGGCGGATCCCACTCCCGCAGGCTGGTTTGAGGCAACGTATGTGTTTAGGGGGCCAAAGAATGAGGGGTTGCCCAAAACCGACCAAGCGGGCGTTCCCTATGTGTACAAGGTGACTGAAGACGAAGTGACATCTGATGGCCGCAAGGGGTACACCACCACTATTTTCGGTGACGAAAGAACGGGTTTCACCATTATTAACGATTGGACAGAAAGAGAGTTTATTAGCATTGCTGGCAAGAAGTCCTGGTCTAGCGACGACATGATGAAGGACGCAGTGCGCCCCTCTGAGGTGGTGCTGGTGTTGTGGCGTGACGGCGTTGAGTATCGTCGTTTGCCAGTGGGTGCTGAGAACAATTGGGAATTCAAGTTCGGTCAATTGCCAAAACATAAGGATGGCTCAAACGGGGCGGCCTTGTCTGAATACAAGATCACCGAACTTCCGGTAGAGGGGTATACTTCTGAACCTCCTGAAATAACTACTGACGAAATATCCGGTACTGCGGATGGTTCAACTTTGGAAGGGCAGATTGTTACTAACACCTTCGTTAATGAAACAACTGTTTCGGGCGAAAAAGTGTGGAATGACTTCCATAATGCGTCGGGCAAGCGTCCTTCTTCAATTGAGGTGGAATTGCTGCAAAACGGCAATCCGATGAGCCCCGAGAAAAAAGTGACGGTAACCGAGGCCGATGGTTGGAAGTACACTTTTGAAGGTCTTCCTAAGTACGATGATGTATCGGGCGAAGAATATATCTACTCTGTGAAAGAAGTTGCAGTGCCCGATTATTTCTCAGACGTATCGAGCGATACCAAAGAGGGATTCACTATCACCAACACCTTCAACAACAATATTGTGTCGGTCCCGGTCGAAAAGGTTTGGGACGATTACGATAATGTCGCCGAGGAGCGTCCATCCAGCATCGAGGCAACCCTGTTGCAAGATGGAAAGCCCTACGGCCATTCGGTGACGATATCCGAAGCCGTCGGCTGGAGGTATACGTTCGAAAATCTTCCAAAGTATAGCGAAGCGGGCGAAGAGTTCACCTACACGGTGGAAGAGCGCGAGGTTCCCGAAAGTTATAGGGCCGAGGTGACAGGTAACCCAACGAGTGGTTTTCTTATTACGAACACGCTTATTAACAAGATAGACGTGGCCGGTACAAAGGTGTGGGACGATACCAACGCTGCACCTGGTATGAGCCACGAACCAGTGGAAGTGGAGCTTCTAAGGGATGGCAAACCGCTCAATCCGGCTCAGAAAATGACCGTTTCGGAAGACAATAGATGGACGTTCTCCTTTACTGATCTGCCTAAGGTTAACGAAGACACGCACAAGGTGTACGAGTACACGGTTCAGGAAACGGACGTGCCCGAGGGCTACGAACCTCGACTGACGGGGTCGGCCAAGGAGGGACTTACGATTACCAACACCTGGCCAACAGGTGGATTGATTACCATTGTGGGCGAGAAGAAATGGGTGGGCGATGTGCCGGACGACCGCCCTGCAAGCGTACTGTTGAAGCTATATCGCGATGGCGAGGAGTATGACACCGCAACGGCAACGGCAGAAGAAGGTTGGAAGTTTGCGTTTGAAAACCTTCCGAAGCTTAAACGAGGGTCGCTTGATGAGGAATCGGTGTATACGTTAAAAGAGGTGGAAGTTGCTGGGTATAAAGCAGCACTTCCGATACTCTCTCTACAGGGCGTCGAAGACGGACAAACGGTTGTGGCTGATGTCACTAACACCAAGGTGCCCGGGGTGCCTGGTACGCCCGGGACCTCTCGTACGGGCGATATCCTTGCCAAGGTGGTGCCAACGGTGTTGACGCTAGCGTTGCTTGGGACGGTGGGAGTGATTGCTGCTGTTCGTCGAATGCCGCACCGTGCTTCTGGGCGCGTCGTTCACAAGCGTCGTAAGTAG
- a CDS encoding J domain-containing protein, translating into MNRIEALRILGLDEDATPEDIKAAYKETAQILHPDRFAGNAKLQERATEQFKNLQEAYEYLTKGRGSRTSAQGSAAAARARSYSSANQVEARMAGIAAARVQLVAQRDAVLDERRNGIGLAVIGGIIALLTGRRPFGILGIVAAIASAAAVWGIVQIVSSQRTINTLNEHIDELNAEERRLAKELDEEE; encoded by the coding sequence ATGAACCGAATCGAAGCATTGCGCATCTTGGGGCTGGACGAGGACGCCACGCCCGAAGACATCAAAGCCGCCTACAAGGAAACCGCGCAGATTTTGCATCCCGATCGTTTTGCGGGCAACGCGAAGCTGCAAGAGCGCGCGACCGAACAGTTCAAGAACCTGCAGGAAGCCTATGAGTATCTGACGAAGGGGCGCGGCTCGCGCACTTCGGCGCAGGGAAGTGCCGCTGCCGCTCGGGCTCGATCCTATTCCAGCGCCAACCAGGTGGAGGCTCGCATGGCGGGTATCGCCGCTGCGCGTGTGCAGCTGGTTGCCCAGCGCGATGCCGTGCTTGACGAGCGTCGCAATGGTATCGGTCTGGCGGTTATCGGCGGTATCATAGCGTTGCTTACCGGACGTCGCCCGTTTGGGATTCTTGGCATCGTGGCGGCTATCGCGAGTGCGGCGGCGGTGTGGGGGATCGTGCAGATCGTCTCCTCGCAGCGAACCATCAACACCTTGAACGAACACATCGACGAGCTGAACGCCGAGGAGCGCCGTCTCGCCAAAGAACTTGACGAAGAAGAGTAA
- the typA gene encoding translational GTPase TypA, with protein sequence MKQENIRNVAIIAHVDHGKTTIVDRLLYTSGVFRENQQVEERVLDSNDQERERGITILSKNISVTYNGVKINVIDTPGHADFGGEVERVLNMADGALLIVDAFEGPMPQTRFVLKHALDQGLRIILVVNKIDRPGSRPEEVVDEVFDLMVELEASDEQLDFPVVYASAMNGYARYAPDDDNMTMLPLLETILKEVPAPDCEPSGPVALQICTVDHSSFVGRIGVGRLFSGTIHKGEPSLVIKNDGTRYNTNIKQVFTFEELGKKEQQEVHAGDIVAVVGVEDADIGDMVTSRENPVRLDPIKVEEPTMAIVFEASTSPLVGREGDIVGARQLKERLMREKESNISMRIEELEDKSGIEVSGRGVLHLSVLMETMRREGFEFQVGRPRVLIKKDEAGHKLEPIEEATVDVPSEYAGKAIEVFGSAGGEMADMYQRGDQTHLVFKIPSRGTMGLRTKLLNATRGEATMFHHFSEYGPYRGEFQGRKNGSMISMSTEKSVAYALDTLQERGRLFVGPGEDCYEGMIVGESAKEGDMVVNIAKTKQLGNQRSSGADKAIQLTPPITFTLEEALEYIEDDELVEITPKSIRLRKRILSATQRKKAAKN encoded by the coding sequence ATGAAGCAAGAGAACATCAGAAACGTTGCGATTATCGCCCACGTTGACCACGGCAAGACCACTATCGTCGACCGCCTGTTGTATACCAGCGGCGTGTTCCGCGAAAACCAGCAGGTGGAAGAGCGCGTCCTCGACAGTAACGACCAAGAGCGCGAGCGCGGCATCACCATTTTGTCCAAGAACATTTCGGTCACGTATAACGGTGTAAAAATCAACGTTATTGACACGCCTGGCCACGCCGACTTCGGCGGCGAGGTGGAGCGCGTGCTGAATATGGCCGACGGCGCGCTGCTTATCGTGGACGCATTCGAAGGCCCCATGCCCCAGACGCGTTTCGTTCTGAAGCATGCGCTCGATCAGGGGTTGCGCATTATCCTCGTGGTGAACAAAATCGATCGCCCCGGTTCGCGCCCCGAGGAAGTGGTCGACGAGGTGTTCGACCTCATGGTGGAGCTGGAAGCGTCCGACGAGCAGCTCGATTTCCCCGTTGTGTACGCAAGCGCCATGAACGGCTACGCCCGCTATGCGCCCGACGATGACAACATGACCATGCTCCCGCTGCTGGAAACTATCCTCAAAGAGGTTCCTGCGCCCGACTGCGAGCCAAGTGGCCCGGTGGCGCTGCAAATCTGCACGGTTGATCATTCCAGTTTCGTGGGTCGCATCGGCGTGGGACGCCTGTTCAGCGGCACCATTCACAAAGGCGAGCCTTCGCTCGTCATCAAAAATGACGGTACGCGCTACAACACCAACATCAAGCAGGTGTTCACCTTCGAAGAGCTGGGCAAAAAGGAGCAACAAGAAGTTCATGCCGGCGACATTGTGGCCGTGGTGGGCGTGGAAGACGCCGACATCGGCGACATGGTAACCAGTCGCGAAAACCCGGTGCGCCTTGACCCCATCAAGGTTGAAGAACCGACGATGGCTATCGTGTTTGAAGCTTCCACCAGCCCGCTTGTTGGTCGCGAGGGCGATATTGTGGGCGCTCGCCAGCTCAAAGAGCGTCTGATGCGCGAGAAGGAGAGCAATATCTCCATGCGCATTGAGGAACTGGAAGACAAAAGCGGCATCGAGGTATCTGGCCGCGGCGTGCTGCATCTGTCAGTGCTGATGGAAACCATGCGTCGCGAGGGCTTCGAATTCCAGGTGGGTCGCCCGCGCGTGCTTATCAAGAAAGACGAAGCTGGTCACAAGCTTGAGCCCATCGAAGAAGCTACGGTGGATGTCCCCAGTGAATACGCAGGCAAAGCCATCGAGGTGTTCGGCAGCGCTGGCGGCGAGATGGCGGACATGTATCAGCGCGGCGATCAAACCCACCTCGTGTTCAAAATTCCCTCGCGCGGCACCATGGGCCTGCGCACGAAGTTGTTGAATGCCACGCGCGGCGAAGCGACGATGTTTCACCATTTCAGCGAATACGGTCCGTATCGCGGCGAATTCCAGGGTCGCAAGAACGGTTCGATGATCAGTATGTCCACTGAAAAGAGCGTGGCGTATGCGCTCGACACGCTGCAGGAGCGCGGCCGCTTGTTCGTCGGTCCCGGCGAGGATTGTTACGAAGGCATGATTGTGGGAGAGTCCGCCAAAGAAGGCGACATGGTGGTGAACATCGCCAAGACTAAGCAGTTGGGCAACCAACGCTCGTCGGGCGCGGACAAAGCGATTCAACTGACACCGCCCATCACCTTCACGCTTGAAGAGGCTTTGGAATACATCGAAGACGACGAGTTGGTGGAAATCACGCCCAAGAGTATCCGCCTGCGTAAGCGCATCCTTTCGGCCACGCAACGCAAAAAGGCGGCCAAAAACTAG